In one Pseudomonas sp. R84 genomic region, the following are encoded:
- a CDS encoding antibiotic biosynthesis monooxygenase yields MTSCFAVIFTSTRTEGDNGYTEAAERMAALVSEQPGFLGVESVRGADGVGITVSYWESEAAILAWRQHPEHRVIQARGRSEWYSAFHTRVCRVEREYRFGP; encoded by the coding sequence ATGACTTCCTGCTTTGCGGTGATTTTTACCTCGACTCGAACCGAGGGTGACAATGGGTATACCGAGGCGGCTGAGCGCATGGCCGCGTTGGTAAGTGAGCAGCCGGGGTTTCTGGGTGTCGAGTCGGTTCGTGGGGCGGATGGCGTAGGGATTACGGTGTCGTATTGGGAGAGCGAGGCAGCGATTCTGGCGTGGCGGCAGCATCCTGAGCATCGGGTGATTCAAGCGCGTGGGCGCTCGGAATGGTATTCGGCGTTTCATACGCGGGTGTGCCGGGTGGAGCGTGAGTATCGGTTCGGGCCATAA
- a CDS encoding DUF2025 family protein yields the protein MRITSQLICQAADDLKGFVGLNRKTGQYIVRFSEDSFGMDVADDGIIPVNEFVWAPATAQTMTLKRELIQLLLDQNIDERINITEPLRVYMSKVEVPEIVAVRSLVRG from the coding sequence ATGCGCATCACCTCCCAACTCATCTGCCAGGCTGCCGACGACCTCAAGGGCTTTGTCGGCCTCAACCGCAAGACCGGTCAATACATCGTGCGCTTCAGCGAAGATTCGTTCGGTATGGACGTGGCCGATGACGGCATTATTCCTGTGAATGAATTTGTCTGGGCGCCGGCGACAGCGCAGACCATGACGCTTAAACGCGAGTTGATTCAGTTGTTGCTGGATCAGAATATCGATGAGCGGATCAACATCACCGAGCCGTTGCGCGTTTATATGAGCAAGGTTGAAGTGCCGGAGATTGTCGCGGTGCGCAGTCTGGTGCGCGGCTGA